AAAAAGCTGATATTGGGCTAGAAAGCATCAAAGGCAAAGAGCTAGAAGTCGTATTTGATGAGGATACTAGCAATGACGGCATTATGAGTAGAGATGAGGCTATGAAAGATAGCAGTTTTAGATCTACCACAGCTAGCATCAATTTGCCAAGCAATGTAGTGACAGGAGATAAGATAAAATTAACTATCTCTGAGCCTGGTAAAACTGATGTTTCAAAAGAGCTTACTATAAATAAAGATGATAATGGAAATATAACTCTTAATGGTAATGATGCTGCAAGTTTGGATTTTATAATTGAAGGCAATAGCATTAAGCTTCAAAAAGTAGCTATGCTTGATACTGATAAACCAAAAGAAATTTTTACATCCGTAAAAGCAGAACTTACAGATAGCGATGGTAAACATGGCTCAAGTAGCGTAGATCAAGCTGCATTGCTAAAAATGCAAGATATTAAGGCTATGGAATATACAGAAGGTAGCATAAATAAAGATGGTGCCATTGAGATAGATCGTACTCAAAATAAAGCAGACAAAGACATAAGCTCTACAAAGATATTTATGCGTCTACCTGATGATGCGGTTGTTGGCGATAAGATGGTGATAAGTTATACCGATCCTGATGATAATACAAAAAATATTACACAAGAGTTTCCGATAAGTGAGCAGGATATGAATCTTGGAAAGATTGGAGCAACCATCCTTACAAAGCCTGGCACAGATATAACGGTTGCTTCAAAAACTGTTTCTGAAGATAATATTGAGAGTTCAACCGTAACGTTTAAACTAAAAATAACAGATGATAAGGCAAGTGATACTATCGAGTATGATGCCAACAAAGAGGGTATTTATGGTGGCTTAGGAAATGATACTTTAGTATTTAATGCAGATATTGATCTAAGTAAAGTTGATAGCCTGGATAAGAAAATAGATAGCTTTGAGATGATAAGACTGGGTAAAGATGATTCAGCAGGAGCCGTAAAATTAACCATAACGGCTCAAGATGTGCTGGATGTAACAGATAAGTCGGATACTATTCTAAAAATTCTAGGCGATGGCAACGATAAGGTTGAAGGTAATGGCGAGTGGACTCTATCCGCTGATCAAATGAAGGCCCATGCAGGATTTAAACTTTATGACAGTGTAAATCAAATAGATGGAAAAACTGTTCAAATTATGATAGATACAGATATAAAAACAGATTTTTAATCTGTTTTTACCCCAAAGGAGAGATTTTTCTCCTTTGGGAGTATTAAATTTTTAATTCTGATACTTTTTCTCAAATTTTATAACTAAACAACTTTTGGATTTAATCTTTTATCATAATTAAAACCATTTTTGGCTACACTTTTGCAAATTTAAACAAAGGAAAATTTTGGCAAGACTTAGTGCAGATGAAGCTATAAATTTGATAGAAAATGCCGAGCTTAATGAGCTTGGGGCTATGGCTCTAGCCAAAAAGCGAGAGCTTCATCCCGAAAAAATCACAACTTTTATCGTCGATAGAAACATAAATTATACAAACGTATGCTGGGTCGATTGCAAATTTTGTGCATTTTATCGCCACGCAAAAGAAGAAGACGCCTATGTGCTCAGCTTTGAAGAGATAGGGCAAAAGATCGAGGAGTTAATCGCCATCGGCGGAACGCAAATTCTTTTTCAAGGTGGAGTTCATCCTAAGCTAAAGATCGATTGGTATGAAAATTTGGTCGAGTGGATTAGCAAGACCTATCCGCAGATAACTATCCACGGTTTTTCGGCGATTGAGATTGATTACATCGCAAGAGTTTCTAAAATTTCAACTCGCGAAGTTCTAGCCCGCTTAAAGCATAAAGGACTCTATTCGATCCCTGGGGCAGGCGCTGAAGTGCTAAGCGACAGAGTTAGAGACATCATAGCTCCTAAGAAATGCGACACCGCAACTTGGCTAAAAATTCATAAAGAAGCCCACGAGCTTGGGGTGAAATCAACGGCAACGATGATGTTTGGCACGGTTGAGACGACTCGCGAGATAGTTGAGCACTGGCAGCACATCAGAGATCTGCAAGACCTCACAGGCGGCTTTAGAGCATTTATCCTGTGGAGCTTTCAAGGGCTAAATACCAAGCTAATCGCCGAGCAGCCGCAAATCGAAAAACAGTCATCAAATCGCTATTTAAGGCTGCTTGCGGTTTCAAGGCTATTTTTGGATAATTTTCAAAATATTCAAAGCAGCTGGGTCACGCAAGGAAGCTACATCGGTCAGCTTGCGCTACTTTTTGGTGCAAACGATCTAGGCTCAACCATGATGGAAGAAAACGTCGTAAAGGCAGCAGGTGCTGCATACAGGATGAATCAAGACGAGATGATAAATCTAATACGCGATGTTGGCGAAAAGCCTGCAAAACGCAATACAAACTACGACATATTGGAGAAATTCTACGAATGAAAGCTGTAAATTTAAAAGTTAAAAACACTCAAATTCCCGTTATCTTTGAAAGTTCAAAGGTTTTGCCTGTAGTTTATCTTAAGCTTATTTTTAAAGTTGCCGGAAGTTGCGAGGACTCACAAAATAGCGGTCTTGCAAATTTGGCGGCTAAAATTTTAAATGAAGGCACCCTTAGCGAAGGCACGAGTGGATTTGCTAAAGAGCTTGAAATAAGAGCTATCAATATGCATGCAAGCGCCGGATTTGAGACGATAAGTATAGAGCTGAATTGTTTAAAAGAGTATTTTGGCTTCGCCCTTAAAAAACTTCAAGAGCTGTTGAGAGAGCCGAATTTAACCGATGAAATTTTAAATAAGCTGAAAAAACTTACACTTGGCGAAATTTTAAGTAATGAAAACAACTATGACTATGTAGCCAAATCGGCTTTAAATGAGCTTTTGTATCCTAATACAGCTTTAGCAAATCAGACAACAGGCACTAAAGAGAGTATAGAAAAAATAACTATTGATGATGTCAAAAACTTCCTAAAAGCCCATCTTGATTTAGCAAATCTATTTGTGGTGTTTGGTGGAGATGTGGCTATGGATGAGCTAAATTTAAGCCATATTTTGTCAAATTTGGAAAGCGGAAAGAAAAGGGTTCAAGAGAGAATAGAAACAAGTGAAAAAATGAGCGAAAAGCTTATCATTAAGCCAAGCGAGCAAGCATACGTATATTTTGGTACCCCTTTTAGGGTGAATATAGAAGATAGATTTAAGGCTAGAGTGGCTACATTTATTTTAGGAGAGGGAGGATTTGGCTCTAGGTTAATGGAGGAGATTCGTGTCAAGAGAGGACTTGCATATTCGGCTTATGCCAGATCGGGTTTTGCTCCTAGCCATTCTCAAATAGCAGGGTATCTGCAAACTAAAAACGAAAATAAAAATGAGGCCATGAGTGTAGTCAGAAGCGAATTTGAAAGATTTGTTAAAAACGGTGTAAGCGCCTATGAGTTGACTCAGGCTAAGAAATTTTTACTAGGCTCAGAACCTCTCATGCAAGAGACTTTGCTCAATAGATTAAATATCGCTCAAAACGAATTTTACAATGGATTTAAGCTTGGGTATTTTAAAGAGGAGCTTAATAAAATTTCAAAACTAAAACTTAGCGAATTAAATGAATTTATTGCCGAGCATACGGAGATAACCAAGCTAAGTTTTGCTGTGCTGTATAATGAAATTTGACGCAAAAGATAAAGAAGACTTAAATAAAATCGGGATTTTTACTCTGCTTGATCTGGCTCTAAAAATCCCGAAAAACTACGACGATACCACGCTTACAAATACTCCTAAAGATGGTAGTGTGAGCGTGGAAGTGGAGATAAAAAACTCATATAGACAAAATGGGATTTTGCATATTGTAAGCTGGTGCGAAAGCTGGTCTACAAATATAAAGATAGTGATTTTTAATGCGAAAGCCTGGCACTTTGGAGCTTTTAAGCTCCATAAGAAAATATATATTAACGGCAAGTGTTCCTATGCTTTTGGCGGATGGCAGATAACAAATCCCAAGATTATCACTAAAATAAATGAAATATTACCCAAATACAAACTGAATTTGCGTGACGATAGATTTCGCTCTTTGATCGATAAATATATCAAATTTGAAAATTTGATATCTGATGGGCTAAGTCAAAACGAAGCCGAGTTTTTAACCAAAATTCACAAAAATGATGAAAATAGCGTGATTTTAATAGATGAATTAAATAAAAATGGCTATGGAGCTGAGATTTTAAAATTTGTAGAAATCTATAACTATCTAAAAAAACTAAGCGCTAAAAAGAGAAATTTTAAAGCAAACGATATAGAAATTTTTGATATTGTGGGATGGATAAGCTCTTTGCCCTTTAGCCTTACAAGCGATCAAGAAAAGGCTATAGCTGATATAAGGGCTGATTTTAGTGGCTTTGAGGCTAAAAGACGCGTTGTTATGGGTGATGTAGGAAGCGGCAAGACGGTTGTCATCCTTGCGTCTGCTTTGATGGTTTATCCAAAAACTGCCGTTGTGATGGCACCTACGTCTATCTTAGCCGAGCAAATTTATGATGAAGCTGTTAGGCTTTTGCCAAATTTTATGAAGATAAAACTTGTAAAAAGTGGCGAAAAAGAGCCTAAATTTGATGGTGTAAATTTAATAATAGGCACTCATGTACTGCTTTATAACGAGCTTCCAAAGGCGGCAGTCGTTATGATAGATGAGCAGCATCGCTTCGGCTCAAACCAGCGTGAGAAGATCAATCAGCTCGTTAAAGACGGGCAAAATTACGCTCATGTGATACAGTTTTCCGCTACGCCGATACCGCGCACGCTTAGCATGATACAAAGCTCGTTTGTGGAATTTAGTTTTTTAAAGCAGATGCCTTTTAAAAAAAATATCCATTCGCAAATTTTGCAAAGTGGCGATTTTGAAACGCTTATAAAACATATTAGAAGAGAAATTGCAAATCAAAAACAGGTCATAATAGTCTATCCTTTGGTAGAGATCAGTGAGAGCTCAAACTATCAGAGTTTAAGCGAAGCCCAAGGATTTTGGCTTAAAAATTTTAAAAATGTCTTTATAACTCATGGAAAAGATAGGGAGAAAGAGCAAATTTTACGTGAATTTAGGGCTAATGGCGATATCTTGCTCTCTACCACGGTTGTGGAGGTTGGTATATCTTTGCCAAGACTTAGCACTATCGTGGTCGTTGGAGCTGAGAGGCTTGGGCTTGCCACGCTTCATCAGCTTCGAGGCAGAGTAGGTAGGCAAGGCGGGGAGGGCTTTTGCTTTCTTTTTACCAAGCTTAAAAATCCGCCGGAGAGACTAAAGGAGTTCTGTGCTACTCTTGACGGATTTCAAATCGCCGAAATAGATCTTAAAAACCGTCAGAGTGGCGATATTTTGGGCGGAGCTTTTCAACATGGAGCTACTTTTGAATACTATGATTTTGAAGAGCATATTACTCAAAGTGCAAAAAAACGCCTACGTATGCAAACAAAAATGATTTAAAGGGGATGATGATGCCATTTATAAATATTAGAGTAACCAAAGAAAATAACGAGCCTACGACAGAGCAAAAGCAAAAACTGATTGCCGGTGTAACTCAGCTAGTGGCGGAAATTTTAGGTAGGAGTAAGGCTTCGACAGTTGTGATAATAGATGAGGTTGATAGTGACAACTACGGACTCGGCGGTGAAGCAATCACAAATTTAAGAGCTAAAAGCAGGATAAATTAAGAGTAGGTTAAGATAGAAGAGCGGATCTTTCCGCTCTAAATTTTAATAAAGTCCAAATTTGCCATCAGTGCGCTTATATATTACACGCATCCTTGCGTCTATATCGTTAAATACGTAAAATTGC
This sequence is a window from Campylobacter sp. RM16189. Protein-coding genes within it:
- the recG gene encoding ATP-dependent DNA helicase RecG — encoded protein: MKFDAKDKEDLNKIGIFTLLDLALKIPKNYDDTTLTNTPKDGSVSVEVEIKNSYRQNGILHIVSWCESWSTNIKIVIFNAKAWHFGAFKLHKKIYINGKCSYAFGGWQITNPKIITKINEILPKYKLNLRDDRFRSLIDKYIKFENLISDGLSQNEAEFLTKIHKNDENSVILIDELNKNGYGAEILKFVEIYNYLKKLSAKKRNFKANDIEIFDIVGWISSLPFSLTSDQEKAIADIRADFSGFEAKRRVVMGDVGSGKTVVILASALMVYPKTAVVMAPTSILAEQIYDEAVRLLPNFMKIKLVKSGEKEPKFDGVNLIIGTHVLLYNELPKAAVVMIDEQHRFGSNQREKINQLVKDGQNYAHVIQFSATPIPRTLSMIQSSFVEFSFLKQMPFKKNIHSQILQSGDFETLIKHIRREIANQKQVIIVYPLVEISESSNYQSLSEAQGFWLKNFKNVFITHGKDREKEQILREFRANGDILLSTTVVEVGISLPRLSTIVVVGAERLGLATLHQLRGRVGRQGGEGFCFLFTKLKNPPERLKEFCATLDGFQIAEIDLKNRQSGDILGGAFQHGATFEYYDFEEHITQSAKKRLRMQTKMI
- a CDS encoding dehypoxanthine futalosine cyclase, with translation MARLSADEAINLIENAELNELGAMALAKKRELHPEKITTFIVDRNINYTNVCWVDCKFCAFYRHAKEEDAYVLSFEEIGQKIEELIAIGGTQILFQGGVHPKLKIDWYENLVEWISKTYPQITIHGFSAIEIDYIARVSKISTREVLARLKHKGLYSIPGAGAEVLSDRVRDIIAPKKCDTATWLKIHKEAHELGVKSTATMMFGTVETTREIVEHWQHIRDLQDLTGGFRAFILWSFQGLNTKLIAEQPQIEKQSSNRYLRLLAVSRLFLDNFQNIQSSWVTQGSYIGQLALLFGANDLGSTMMEENVVKAAGAAYRMNQDEMINLIRDVGEKPAKRNTNYDILEKFYE
- a CDS encoding pitrilysin family protein; this translates as MKAVNLKVKNTQIPVIFESSKVLPVVYLKLIFKVAGSCEDSQNSGLANLAAKILNEGTLSEGTSGFAKELEIRAINMHASAGFETISIELNCLKEYFGFALKKLQELLREPNLTDEILNKLKKLTLGEILSNENNYDYVAKSALNELLYPNTALANQTTGTKESIEKITIDDVKNFLKAHLDLANLFVVFGGDVAMDELNLSHILSNLESGKKRVQERIETSEKMSEKLIIKPSEQAYVYFGTPFRVNIEDRFKARVATFILGEGGFGSRLMEEIRVKRGLAYSAYARSGFAPSHSQIAGYLQTKNENKNEAMSVVRSEFERFVKNGVSAYELTQAKKFLLGSEPLMQETLLNRLNIAQNEFYNGFKLGYFKEELNKISKLKLSELNEFIAEHTEITKLSFAVLYNEI
- a CDS encoding 4-oxalocrotonate tautomerase family protein; the protein is MPFINIRVTKENNEPTTEQKQKLIAGVTQLVAEILGRSKASTVVIIDEVDSDNYGLGGEAITNLRAKSRIN